A single genomic interval of Granulicella tundricola MP5ACTX9 harbors:
- a CDS encoding radical SAM protein: MAETIAKAPDSRKWTARRRLIAATRKMRELGSIGSALLDTGHPYMAHIVPMRRCNLACTYCNEFDQTSDPVEIVEMERRIDELGRLGTAVITISGGEPLLHPELDRIIARIRKTGAIAGMITNGYLLMPDRIERLNKAGLDHMQISIDNVMPDEVSKKSLKVLDAKLKMLAQHADFHVNINSVVGGGIANPTDALTVSERALALGFSSTIGIIHDGSGQLKPLGDEERTVWDRVRKLTRRSYSRFNHFQEAIANGKPNDWRCRAGARYLYICEFGLVHYCSQQRGYPGVPLADYKRADVKREFLTEKGCAPNCTISCVHQVSYIDHWRAPQVFSNHPPGAKHGAPPELVQIQ; the protein is encoded by the coding sequence ATGGCTGAGACGATTGCAAAAGCGCCTGATTCGAGGAAGTGGACGGCGCGGCGGCGTCTGATTGCGGCTACGCGGAAGATGCGGGAGCTGGGCTCGATTGGGTCCGCGCTGCTGGATACCGGGCACCCCTACATGGCGCACATTGTGCCGATGCGCCGCTGCAACCTGGCGTGTACGTACTGTAACGAGTTCGACCAGACCTCCGATCCGGTGGAGATCGTGGAGATGGAACGGCGGATCGACGAGCTGGGACGGCTGGGCACGGCGGTCATTACGATCTCCGGCGGCGAACCTTTGCTGCATCCGGAGCTGGACCGCATCATCGCCCGCATCCGCAAGACCGGCGCGATTGCGGGCATGATCACCAACGGATACCTGCTGATGCCGGACCGGATTGAGCGGCTGAACAAGGCCGGGCTCGATCATATGCAGATCTCGATCGACAACGTGATGCCGGATGAGGTCTCGAAGAAGAGCCTCAAGGTGCTGGATGCGAAGCTGAAGATGTTGGCTCAGCACGCGGACTTTCATGTGAACATCAACTCCGTTGTCGGCGGCGGCATTGCCAACCCGACCGACGCGCTGACGGTGAGCGAACGTGCGCTGGCGCTGGGGTTCTCGTCCACGATTGGCATTATCCATGACGGCAGCGGGCAGTTGAAGCCGCTGGGCGATGAGGAACGGACGGTCTGGGACCGGGTACGGAAGCTGACGCGCCGGAGCTACAGCCGCTTCAACCATTTTCAGGAAGCGATTGCGAACGGAAAGCCGAACGACTGGCGTTGCCGTGCGGGTGCTCGGTACCTGTATATCTGTGAGTTTGGGTTGGTGCATTACTGCTCGCAGCAGCGGGGTTATCCCGGTGTGCCGCTGGCCGACTACAAGCGCGCCGACGTAAAGCGGGAGTTCCTGACGGAGAAGGGTTGTGCGCCGAACTGCACGATCTCCTGCGTCCATCAGGTGAGCTATATCGATCACTGGCGCGCACCGCAGGTGTTCAGCAATCATCCTCCGGGCGCGAAACACGGGGCACCGCCGGAGTTAGTCCAAATCCAGTAA
- a CDS encoding M20/M25/M40 family metallo-hydrolase, with protein MTFPTSVRSPALSLAAVAVLLSAPPLRAQVPAAEAKGFATIQQAELRTDLTYIASDALEGRLSLQPGDEAATKWVAEQFAKAGLKPAGHDAAGKPSFLQPFTLIEYRPDRAASVITLKRAGKTTEYHAPQAFGAYKSAVDVTAPVVFAGFGITAPELHYDDYANLDAKGKIVLIFDHEPQEDDAHSVFNGTGNTRYATARVKVLNAQAHGAVAVLIVAEPNRKHLTNAERSARIGSSAVRPIQLPIQAIQDDEIHIPSGLVLDAVAAELFATSGTTPAAAQTIIDRDLKAQSMPLPDTTLSLHLRNVSERTGVTNNVVALLPGSDPKLAPETILISAHHDHDGEAACADPAHPPVTNPPDPHPCPQIWHGADDNGSGTVGVVALARAFAENPVKPKRSVLFVVFASEERGLLGAYWMAAHPLRPLALTRAQINFDMIGRDEAASPQTDGLIEIPKDTTNRLNLIGALYSPDYNRTVVEANKTVGLTLDDRFDHESALNVFFRSDQFPFVLHNIPAFWWFTGFHPDYHHTTDTVDKIDFVKMQKILQLAYLSTWQFATETAPPRFIANPGSR; from the coding sequence ATGACCTTTCCGACATCGGTTCGTTCACCGGCCTTATCGCTGGCCGCAGTTGCCGTGCTGCTCAGTGCTCCGCCGCTGCGGGCGCAGGTTCCAGCCGCTGAGGCCAAAGGCTTCGCCACGATTCAGCAGGCGGAGCTCCGCACCGACCTCACCTATATCGCATCCGATGCCCTGGAAGGGCGGCTTAGTCTGCAGCCGGGGGACGAGGCTGCGACGAAGTGGGTTGCCGAGCAGTTCGCCAAGGCCGGGCTGAAGCCTGCCGGGCATGATGCGGCAGGGAAGCCCAGCTTCCTGCAGCCGTTCACCTTGATTGAGTATCGGCCGGATCGTGCGGCTTCCGTAATCACGTTGAAGCGTGCGGGCAAGACCACGGAATACCATGCGCCGCAGGCGTTTGGGGCTTACAAGAGCGCGGTCGATGTGACTGCGCCGGTGGTCTTTGCGGGCTTCGGAATTACGGCTCCGGAGCTGCACTATGACGACTACGCAAATCTGGATGCCAAGGGAAAGATCGTACTGATCTTCGACCATGAGCCTCAGGAAGATGATGCGCACTCGGTCTTCAACGGCACGGGGAATACCCGCTATGCGACGGCTCGGGTGAAGGTGCTGAACGCGCAGGCGCATGGCGCGGTGGCGGTGCTGATTGTGGCGGAGCCGAACCGGAAGCATCTGACCAATGCGGAGCGGTCTGCGCGGATCGGGTCCAGCGCGGTGCGGCCGATTCAACTGCCGATCCAGGCGATCCAGGATGACGAGATTCATATCCCCTCCGGGCTGGTGCTGGATGCGGTGGCCGCTGAGCTGTTTGCGACCTCCGGGACGACTCCTGCCGCGGCCCAGACGATCATCGACCGCGACCTGAAGGCGCAGTCCATGCCGCTGCCGGATACGACGCTGTCGCTGCATCTTCGCAACGTGTCCGAGCGCACAGGCGTGACGAACAACGTGGTCGCACTTCTGCCGGGCTCCGATCCGAAGCTGGCACCTGAGACCATCTTGATCTCCGCGCATCATGACCATGACGGCGAGGCTGCATGCGCCGATCCGGCTCATCCGCCGGTGACCAATCCGCCCGACCCGCATCCCTGCCCGCAGATCTGGCATGGCGCGGATGATAACGGCTCGGGCACGGTGGGCGTGGTGGCTCTGGCGCGTGCGTTCGCGGAGAATCCCGTGAAGCCGAAGCGGTCTGTGCTATTCGTGGTCTTTGCCAGCGAGGAGCGTGGGCTGCTTGGAGCGTACTGGATGGCGGCGCATCCGCTGCGGCCGCTGGCGCTGACGCGTGCGCAGATCAACTTCGACATGATCGGACGGGATGAGGCGGCGAGCCCGCAGACGGATGGGCTGATCGAGATTCCGAAGGATACGACCAACCGGCTGAATCTGATTGGCGCGCTGTACTCGCCGGACTACAACCGCACGGTCGTGGAGGCGAACAAGACGGTGGGGCTGACGCTGGACGATCGCTTCGATCATGAGTCCGCGTTGAACGTCTTCTTCCGCTCAGACCAGTTTCCGTTTGTGCTGCACAATATCCCGGCGTTCTGGTGGTTCACGGGCTTCCACCCGGACTATCACCATACGACGGATACGGTGGACAAGATCGACTTTGTGAAGATGCAGAAGATCCTGCAACTGGCGTATCTATCGACGTGGCAATTCGCGACGGAGACTGCTCCGCCGCGATTCATCGCAAACCCCGGATCGCGTTAA
- a CDS encoding MFS transporter: MASTNTVSGLRAGGALQSRDFRLYQAARFMVILGAEAQSVAVAWQVYQLTHSALSLGYTGLALFLPGLFFVLPAGHVADRYDKRWVILGCYGAQIVCTFILLWIALHPVASIAPIYVVLFLMGMGRCFSGPAASAMVPMLVPKEDFVNAVTWGATVYQTANATGPMVGGLLFTATLGAAFGHWGGAPIVYLFTLVMLAGFMVLVGAIRVRAVTGEKKAFNANTMLAGMKYVLKTRLLLGSISLDLFAVLLGGAVALMPIFAHDVLHAGPQGLGLLRAMPSLGALAVSITLIFRPLKRNAGKTMLWCVAIFGAATILFGLSHTIWISMVALLLVGASDMVSVVIRSSVLQLATPPEMRGRVSAVNWLFIGASNEFGEFESGVTAHWFGAVRAVVLGGIGSLLVTGAAAVLFPALRNADQLTAESLRAAEVELAEAEPID, translated from the coding sequence ATGGCGAGTACCAACACGGTGTCAGGCTTACGGGCCGGTGGGGCGCTTCAATCGCGGGACTTCCGGCTGTATCAGGCCGCCCGCTTCATGGTGATCCTGGGGGCTGAGGCGCAGTCCGTTGCGGTCGCGTGGCAGGTCTATCAACTCACTCACTCGGCCCTCAGCCTTGGCTATACTGGCCTGGCGCTGTTTCTGCCCGGACTCTTCTTCGTCCTGCCTGCGGGTCATGTGGCGGATCGTTATGACAAGCGCTGGGTCATCCTGGGGTGTTATGGCGCGCAGATCGTCTGCACCTTCATTCTGCTGTGGATTGCACTGCATCCCGTCGCGAGCATCGCGCCCATCTACGTTGTGCTCTTCCTGATGGGAATGGGCCGCTGCTTCTCCGGCCCGGCCGCCAGCGCGATGGTCCCCATGCTGGTGCCCAAGGAAGACTTCGTCAACGCCGTGACCTGGGGCGCGACCGTCTATCAGACCGCTAACGCCACCGGCCCTATGGTCGGCGGGCTGCTCTTCACTGCGACGCTGGGAGCGGCCTTTGGGCATTGGGGCGGAGCGCCTATCGTCTATCTCTTCACCCTGGTGATGCTGGCCGGCTTCATGGTGCTGGTCGGGGCCATCCGCGTGCGCGCTGTGACCGGGGAGAAGAAGGCCTTCAACGCGAACACCATGCTCGCGGGCATGAAGTACGTGCTGAAGACGCGGCTTCTGCTGGGTTCGATCTCGCTCGATCTCTTCGCCGTGCTGCTCGGCGGCGCTGTGGCGTTGATGCCCATCTTCGCTCATGACGTGCTGCACGCGGGCCCGCAAGGTCTCGGGCTGCTGCGTGCGATGCCAAGCCTGGGCGCATTGGCCGTCAGCATCACGTTGATCTTCCGGCCGCTCAAGCGCAACGCCGGCAAGACGATGCTGTGGTGCGTCGCCATCTTCGGCGCGGCGACGATCCTCTTCGGGCTCAGCCACACTATCTGGATCAGCATGGTCGCGCTGCTGCTCGTGGGCGCCAGCGACATGGTCAGCGTCGTCATTCGTTCGAGCGTGCTGCAACTGGCCACGCCGCCCGAGATGCGGGGCCGCGTCAGCGCCGTCAACTGGCTCTTCATCGGCGCATCCAACGAGTTCGGCGAGTTTGAAAGCGGCGTCACCGCGCATTGGTTTGGAGCGGTTCGGGCGGTCGTGCTCGGCGGCATCGGCTCGCTGCTGGTGACGGGCGCGGCGGCCGTGCTCTTCCCCGCCCTGCGCAACGCGGACCAACTCACGGCTGAGTCGCTGCGCGCGGCTGAGGTTGAACTGGCCGAGGCAGAACCGATCGATTGA